In Pseudomonas fluorescens, the following are encoded in one genomic region:
- the rssB gene encoding two-component system response regulator RssB: protein MPKTSATLLIIDDDEVVRASLAAYLEDSGFSVLQASNGQQGLQVFEQDKPDLVICDLRMPQMGGLELIRQVTERSPQTPVIVVSGAGVMNDAVEALRLGAADYLIKPLEDLAVLEHSVRRALDRARLLLENQRYREKLEKANRELEASLNLLQEDQNAGRQVQMNMLPVSPWTIDEFKFAHQIIPSLYLSGDFVDYFRVDERRVAFYLADVSGHGASSAFVTVLLKFMTTRLLFESKRSGTLPEFKPSEVLGHINRGLISCKLGKHVTMVGGVIDEETGLLTYSIGGHLPLPVLYTPDSVRYLEGRGLPVGLFNEATYEDHVLELPPTFSLTLMSDGILDLLPEPTLKEKEAALPQRVKAAGGTLDGLRQVFGLATLGEMPDDIALLVLSRNL from the coding sequence ATGCCAAAAACCAGTGCCACGCTGCTGATAATCGATGATGACGAAGTAGTGCGCGCGAGCCTCGCCGCCTATTTGGAAGACAGTGGTTTCAGCGTCTTGCAGGCCAGCAATGGTCAGCAGGGTCTTCAGGTATTCGAGCAAGACAAGCCCGACTTGGTCATCTGCGATCTGCGCATGCCGCAGATGGGCGGACTCGAACTCATTCGCCAGGTGACCGAACGTTCGCCGCAAACGCCGGTGATCGTGGTGTCGGGTGCCGGCGTGATGAACGACGCGGTCGAAGCCCTGCGCCTGGGCGCAGCGGACTACCTGATCAAGCCTCTCGAAGATCTGGCCGTGCTCGAGCACTCCGTGCGCCGGGCCCTGGATCGTGCGCGCCTGTTGCTGGAGAACCAGCGCTACCGCGAGAAGCTGGAGAAGGCCAACCGCGAGCTCGAAGCCAGCCTGAACCTGCTCCAGGAGGACCAGAACGCCGGTCGCCAGGTGCAGATGAACATGCTGCCGGTCAGCCCCTGGACCATCGACGAGTTCAAATTTGCTCACCAGATCATCCCGTCGCTGTACCTGTCGGGTGATTTCGTCGACTACTTCCGGGTCGACGAGCGCCGGGTCGCCTTTTACCTGGCGGACGTTTCCGGTCACGGCGCCTCTTCAGCCTTCGTCACCGTGCTGTTGAAGTTCATGACCACGCGCTTGCTGTTCGAATCCAAGCGCAGCGGCACCTTGCCGGAATTCAAGCCTTCAGAGGTTCTTGGTCATATCAACCGGGGCCTGATCAGTTGTAAGCTGGGTAAACACGTCACAATGGTCGGTGGAGTCATCGACGAGGAGACCGGTTTGTTGACCTATAGCATCGGCGGTCATCTGCCGTTGCCAGTGTTGTACACGCCAGACAGTGTTCGTTATCTGGAAGGGCGTGGTCTGCCGGTGGGCCTCTTCAACGAAGCCACCTACGAAGACCACGTGCTGGAACTGCCACCGACGTTCAGCCTGACGCTGATGTCTGACGGTATTCTGGACCTTTTGCCAGAACCCACACTCAAAGAAAAAGAGGCAGCGTTGCCCCAACGGGTCAAGGCTGCGGGCGGCACCCTGGATGGGCTGCGGCAGGTTTTTGGATTGGCCACGCTAGGGGAGATGCCGGATGATATCGCCCTGTTGGTGTTGAGCAGGAATCTTTGA
- the rssC gene encoding anti-sigma factor antagonist RssC: MSTGRIQFAEQDGTFVLKFVGEVRLTLCSALDATIERIFSALNFNTIVIDLTETRSIDSTTLGLLAKLSILSRQKVGLLPTVVTTHEDITRLLQSMGFEQVFNIVDQPVPCPECLDDLPDQDQSEEVVRIKVLEAHKILMGLNDTNREAFHDLVNALERH; this comes from the coding sequence ATGAGTACCGGTAGAATCCAGTTCGCCGAGCAGGATGGCACCTTCGTCCTGAAGTTCGTCGGTGAAGTTCGCCTGACCCTGTGTTCGGCGTTGGATGCGACTATTGAGCGGATCTTCAGCGCGTTGAATTTCAACACGATCGTGATCGATCTGACCGAAACCCGCAGCATCGACAGCACCACACTTGGCCTGCTGGCCAAGCTGTCGATCCTGTCGCGGCAAAAAGTCGGCCTGCTGCCGACCGTCGTCACCACCCACGAAGACATCACCCGTCTGCTGCAGTCCATGGGCTTCGAGCAGGTGTTCAACATCGTTGATCAGCCGGTGCCGTGCCCGGAATGCCTGGACGACCTGCCAGACCAGGATCAATCCGAAGAAGTGGTGCGGATCAAGGTGCTCGAAGCGCACAAGATCCTCATGGGCCTGAACGACACCAATCGTGAAGCCTTCCATGACCTGGTGAATGCGCTGGAGCGGCACTGA
- a CDS encoding capsule biosynthesis GfcC family protein, producing the protein MTQAAVTVTGDVKNAGSFAFVPGTRLLDAVNQGRPNAESYWLAAAWLHQPLLEQQVRLKAGVLFDLKLLQRGALLEEKSSLAALAARLFEQVSRLPVTGRKVAALDPVALEVAFARNYSLSDGDQLIYPLRPTTVTVLGAVEQPCTLPYRALLPVQEYLKSCLPVTDADADYLWLIQPDGQVRRVGNAAWNREDGVFAAAGSTILVPVRNDDPDLPTPDLNEQLAQFLATQPLPEVAP; encoded by the coding sequence ATGACTCAGGCCGCTGTCACGGTCACGGGTGATGTAAAAAACGCCGGATCCTTCGCGTTCGTGCCAGGCACACGCTTGCTCGATGCCGTCAACCAGGGACGCCCGAACGCCGAAAGTTACTGGCTGGCCGCCGCCTGGCTGCACCAGCCACTGTTGGAGCAGCAAGTCCGCCTTAAAGCCGGCGTGCTGTTCGATCTGAAGTTGCTTCAACGTGGGGCCTTGCTTGAAGAAAAGAGCAGCCTTGCGGCCTTGGCTGCGCGCCTGTTTGAACAGGTCAGCCGACTACCCGTTACCGGCCGGAAAGTCGCGGCGCTCGACCCCGTGGCGTTGGAGGTTGCGTTCGCCCGCAATTACTCGCTCAGTGACGGCGACCAGCTGATTTACCCTCTACGCCCGACTACGGTCACTGTCCTGGGCGCAGTTGAACAGCCCTGCACGCTGCCTTATCGCGCCTTGCTGCCAGTCCAGGAATACCTCAAAAGTTGTCTGCCAGTGACCGACGCCGATGCCGATTACCTGTGGCTGATTCAGCCCGATGGCCAGGTCAGGCGAGTCGGTAACGCCGCCTGGAACCGCGAAGACGGGGTGTTTGCCGCCGCAGGCAGCACAATTCTGGTGCCCGTGCGCAACGATGATCCGGACCTGCCCACACCCGACTTGAACGAGCAGCTTGCCCAGTTTCTCGCCACCCAACCGCTGCCCGAGGTGGCCCCTTGA
- a CDS encoding VanZ family protein, with the protein MSSLLLGVTQLSQSLRTLFFIGVSVILLTAALRAQPVPEAFAQEDKLHHLLGFFALSFSCQLAFLRVKARWIALGCLLTGILIEYAQALMPLRTASPYDALANAVGVLIGLIAWRWVQPVKQSTELPDT; encoded by the coding sequence ATGAGTTCGTTACTCCTGGGTGTCACACAACTTTCCCAAAGCCTACGCACGCTGTTTTTCATCGGCGTCAGTGTGATCTTGCTGACAGCCGCTTTGCGAGCGCAACCGGTTCCCGAAGCCTTTGCCCAGGAAGACAAGCTGCATCACCTGCTTGGTTTTTTCGCGTTGTCTTTTAGTTGCCAGCTGGCCTTCCTGCGGGTCAAGGCGCGCTGGATCGCCTTGGGCTGTCTGCTGACGGGGATCCTGATCGAATATGCACAAGCACTGATGCCGCTGCGCACGGCATCACCTTACGACGCCTTGGCCAATGCTGTCGGCGTGTTGATCGGCTTGATTGCGTGGCGTTGGGTGCAACCCGTCAAACAGTCCACTGAGCTCCCGGACACTTAA
- a CDS encoding YjbF family lipoprotein yields the protein MKTLRNSSCLVVGLLLCGCNPLMQASLDTFKASTLGAQPLELTAAQVDAVPYAQIKVTTDSSEGVLAKLRQQGDLEFWVASGKQVLLMRDGLVVRSVGLGINLDGTRFDGESPFKLGLQRLPDGYSSTRWIDVYQGPQVGLAVNSRFSRQDIETVTILDKDYALLRIDERIDIPELGFKATNRFWVRPDDGLILQSEQHLTPELFLKIVQLRPDRETAR from the coding sequence TTGAAAACTTTGCGTAACAGCTCATGCCTGGTGGTGGGATTACTGCTGTGTGGCTGTAATCCCTTGATGCAGGCGTCCCTGGATACCTTTAAAGCCTCCACACTGGGCGCCCAGCCGCTGGAGTTGACTGCGGCGCAAGTGGACGCCGTGCCCTATGCGCAGATCAAGGTCACCACCGACTCCAGCGAAGGTGTATTGGCGAAGCTACGCCAGCAGGGCGACCTGGAGTTCTGGGTCGCCTCCGGCAAACAGGTGTTGTTGATGCGCGACGGTCTGGTCGTGCGCAGCGTCGGCCTGGGCATCAATCTCGACGGCACGCGCTTCGACGGTGAGTCGCCGTTCAAGCTTGGCTTGCAGCGATTGCCCGACGGCTACAGCAGTACCCGCTGGATAGATGTCTATCAGGGGCCGCAGGTCGGACTGGCGGTCAACAGTCGTTTCAGTCGACAAGACATCGAAACCGTCACCATCCTGGACAAGGACTATGCGCTGCTGCGCATAGACGAACGCATCGACATACCCGAGCTGGGATTCAAGGCCACCAACCGTTTTTGGGTCAGGCCTGACGATGGCTTGATCCTGCAGAGCGAACAACATCTTACGCCGGAACTTTTCTTGAAGATTGTGCAATTGCGCCCTGACCGGGAGACGGCTCGGTGA
- a CDS encoding YjbH domain-containing protein, translating into MKLRFAAVVLLLPYSLAHGEPRFTQNDFGGVGLLQTPTARMAPAGEFSLNANQTAPYSRYSISIQPLDWLEGSFRYTSISNRDYGPESLSGDQSYKDKAVDVKARLWQESHWLPEVALGFRDVGGTGLFSSEYFVANKRYYDLDFSLGIAWGYIGNRGDIDNPLGYLNERFDTRPVNTDAGNVNTNAYFRGSPALFGGVSYQTPWSPLSLKLEFDGNDYKHEPQNNNQEQDSPINIGAIFKLSDSVDLTAGWERGNTALFGITFHTNFASRKAPAKRYDPAVEALPAHAPTTPLDQVDWAGVSKRLENNAGYKVERIAQRDSELIVYGEQSRYFYSAKGVGRASRILDNSANDEIDWFTMVNKRYDMPVEETSVPRDTFRAVVNNQQDLTDLHRTTELNRATPHIENTLYTQALERFTYGIGLGYKQNIGGPDGLLYQLTADVDAEYRFTRSTWTSGVISTNLLNNFDKFTYDAPSNLPRVRTDLRKYVITSDVTMPTFQLNHAKQLDQDLFGMVYGGYLESMFAGVGGELLYRPMGERWAMGADLNFVRQRDFDQGFGLRDYDTVTGHITTYTELPFELQAAVSVGRYLARDWGATVDLSHEFSNGVKFGGWVTRTTASKEEFGEGSFDKGIYISVPFDELMSVSTMRRANLVWAPLTRDGGARLNRQYSLYTMTDGRDKDAFYKNFEKITE; encoded by the coding sequence TTGAAGTTACGTTTCGCCGCCGTAGTGTTGTTGTTGCCCTACAGCTTGGCTCATGGAGAGCCGCGTTTTACCCAGAATGATTTCGGAGGCGTGGGTTTGTTGCAAACCCCCACCGCACGGATGGCACCCGCTGGCGAATTCAGCCTGAACGCCAACCAGACAGCCCCTTACTCTCGCTATAGCATTTCAATACAGCCCCTTGATTGGCTGGAAGGTAGTTTCCGTTATACCTCCATCAGCAACCGTGATTACGGGCCCGAGTCACTCAGTGGCGACCAAAGCTATAAAGACAAAGCTGTCGATGTCAAAGCCCGCCTCTGGCAAGAAAGCCACTGGTTGCCCGAGGTCGCGCTCGGCTTTCGGGATGTCGGGGGCACCGGCCTGTTTTCCAGCGAATACTTTGTGGCGAACAAACGTTACTACGATCTGGATTTCAGCCTGGGCATCGCTTGGGGCTACATCGGTAACCGCGGGGATATCGATAACCCGCTGGGGTACCTCAATGAGCGCTTTGATACGCGCCCGGTAAACACGGACGCCGGCAACGTCAACACCAACGCGTATTTTCGAGGCTCGCCCGCGTTGTTTGGCGGTGTGTCCTATCAGACGCCGTGGTCACCCTTGAGCTTGAAACTCGAGTTCGACGGTAACGACTACAAGCACGAACCGCAAAACAACAACCAGGAGCAGGACTCGCCCATAAACATCGGGGCGATCTTCAAGTTAAGTGACTCTGTCGATTTGACCGCAGGCTGGGAGCGCGGCAACACCGCGTTGTTCGGCATCACTTTTCATACCAATTTCGCCAGCCGCAAGGCACCGGCCAAGCGCTACGACCCCGCTGTCGAAGCGCTGCCGGCACACGCACCAACCACGCCGCTCGATCAGGTCGACTGGGCGGGGGTTTCCAAACGACTGGAAAACAACGCAGGTTATAAGGTCGAGCGTATTGCTCAACGCGATTCCGAGCTGATTGTGTATGGCGAGCAGTCGCGCTATTTCTACTCCGCCAAAGGCGTGGGCCGGGCCAGCCGGATTCTGGACAACAGCGCAAATGACGAAATCGACTGGTTCACGATGGTGAACAAGCGTTACGACATGCCCGTGGAAGAAACCAGTGTGCCGCGCGACACCTTCCGGGCCGTGGTGAACAACCAACAAGACCTTACAGACCTGCACCGCACCACCGAATTGAACCGGGCCACGCCGCACATTGAAAACACGCTGTACACCCAGGCGCTCGAGCGTTTCACCTATGGTATCGGCTTGGGTTACAAGCAAAACATTGGCGGTCCCGACGGCTTGCTGTACCAGCTGACTGCTGATGTGGACGCAGAATACCGCTTTACCCGCAGCACCTGGACGAGCGGGGTCATCAGCACCAACCTGCTGAACAACTTTGACAAGTTCACGTACGACGCGCCGAGCAATCTGCCCCGAGTGCGCACCGATTTGCGCAAGTACGTCATCACCTCTGATGTAACAATGCCGACATTCCAGCTCAACCATGCCAAGCAACTGGATCAAGACTTGTTCGGCATGGTGTATGGCGGTTATCTGGAGTCAATGTTCGCCGGGGTCGGAGGTGAATTGCTGTACCGCCCCATGGGCGAGCGCTGGGCCATGGGTGCTGATTTGAACTTTGTACGCCAGCGTGACTTTGACCAGGGTTTTGGTCTGCGCGATTACGATACCGTGACCGGTCACATCACCACCTATACCGAACTGCCGTTCGAATTGCAGGCGGCGGTCAGTGTTGGACGTTACCTGGCGCGCGATTGGGGGGCCACGGTCGATCTGTCGCATGAGTTCAGTAACGGCGTGAAGTTCGGTGGCTGGGTTACCCGCACCACGGCCTCGAAAGAAGAGTTCGGCGAGGGTAGCTTCGACAAAGGCATCTATATCTCGGTCCCCTTCGACGAGTTGATGAGCGTTTCTACGATGCGTCGCGCCAACCTGGTCTGGGCTCCGCTGACCCGAGATGGTGGCGCGCGTCTTAACCGCCAATATTCGCTGTACACCATGACCGATGGCCGCGACAAAGATGCGTTCTATAAGAACTTTGAGAAAATCACCGAATGA
- a CDS encoding VacJ family lipoprotein, translated as MRWSNHLARICVCASVMLVPFVAQAATEDDPWESVNRPIYKFNDVLDTYALKPLAQGYQYVTPQFVEDGVHNFFRNIGDVRNLANDILQVKPHAAGVDTARIIFNTTFGLLGVIDVGTKMGLQRNDEDFGQTLGYWGVGSGPYVMLPLLGPSTLRDAPSKYVDSYTGAYRYVDDVPVRNSFHALDIVDTRANLLSSEKLITGDKYTFIRNAYLQNREFKVKDGQVEDDF; from the coding sequence ATGCGCTGGAGCAATCATCTAGCCAGGATTTGTGTATGCGCCAGTGTGATGCTGGTTCCGTTCGTTGCCCAGGCAGCCACGGAAGATGATCCTTGGGAAAGCGTCAACCGCCCGATTTACAAGTTCAACGATGTGCTCGACACTTACGCGCTCAAACCCCTGGCCCAGGGCTACCAGTACGTGACGCCGCAGTTTGTCGAAGACGGTGTTCACAACTTCTTCCGCAACATCGGCGATGTGCGCAACCTGGCCAACGATATCCTGCAGGTCAAACCTCACGCCGCAGGCGTTGATACCGCACGAATCATTTTCAACACCACCTTCGGTTTGCTGGGCGTCATTGATGTCGGCACCAAAATGGGCCTGCAGCGCAATGACGAAGACTTCGGTCAGACGCTGGGTTACTGGGGTGTCGGCAGCGGCCCTTACGTGATGCTGCCCCTGCTGGGGCCAAGCACCTTGCGTGATGCGCCGTCCAAGTACGTCGACAGCTATACCGGTGCTTATCGTTACGTAGACGACGTTCCGGTGCGTAACTCGTTCCACGCACTGGACATCGTCGATACCCGTGCCAACCTGCTGTCGAGCGAGAAGCTGATCACCGGCGACAAGTACACCTTCATCCGTAATGCGTACTTGCAGAACCGTGAATTCAAGGTGAAAGACGGTCAGGTTGAAGACGATTTTTAA
- the galE gene encoding UDP-glucose 4-epimerase GalE: MTRKILVTGGAGYIGSHTTLALLEAGYNVIVLDNLCNSSIESLHRVGAICNRLPEFIQGDIRDRALLDELFASQQISAVLHFAGLKSVGESVREPLDYYENNVAGSVTLCQAMAHAGVFNLVFSSSATVYGEPTQMPIREDFPTGVPTNPYGRSKLMVEELLQDLATSEPQWSIALLRYFNPVGAHQSGMIGEDPNGLPNNLLPYVSQVAIGKLQQLSVFGADYPTQDGTGVRDYIHVQDLADGHLSALRTILQKTGVNIWNLGTGIGYSVLEMIRAFEQASGRAVPYKLVERRPGDIAECWADPTKAANELDWKAKRGLPEMMADTWRWQAANPQGYGQ, translated from the coding sequence TTGACCAGAAAAATCCTGGTGACGGGCGGTGCCGGTTACATCGGTTCGCACACCACACTCGCTTTGCTCGAAGCGGGATACAACGTAATAGTGTTGGATAACCTCTGTAATAGTTCGATTGAGTCGCTTCATCGAGTGGGGGCTATTTGTAATAGGTTGCCCGAGTTTATTCAGGGGGATATTCGCGACCGTGCGTTGCTGGATGAGCTATTTGCTTCGCAACAGATCAGCGCGGTATTACATTTCGCCGGTTTGAAATCGGTGGGGGAAAGTGTCCGCGAACCACTCGATTATTATGAAAACAATGTCGCAGGCAGTGTCACCCTGTGTCAGGCAATGGCCCACGCCGGAGTTTTCAATTTGGTGTTCAGCTCTTCCGCCACGGTGTATGGCGAGCCGACGCAGATGCCGATCCGGGAGGATTTCCCCACTGGCGTGCCGACCAATCCCTATGGTCGCTCCAAGCTGATGGTCGAGGAGCTGTTGCAGGATCTGGCGACGTCGGAGCCGCAGTGGAGTATCGCCCTGCTCCGCTACTTTAACCCGGTGGGTGCACACCAAAGCGGGATGATTGGCGAAGACCCCAATGGCCTTCCGAATAATCTCCTGCCCTATGTCAGCCAAGTGGCCATTGGCAAACTCCAGCAGCTATCTGTGTTCGGCGCCGATTATCCGACGCAGGATGGTACCGGGGTACGCGACTACATCCACGTTCAGGATCTGGCCGACGGGCATTTGAGTGCGCTACGGACAATCCTCCAAAAAACCGGGGTCAACATCTGGAACCTGGGCACCGGTATCGGTTACAGCGTGCTGGAAATGATTCGGGCATTCGAGCAGGCCAGTGGCCGAGCCGTGCCTTACAAATTGGTTGAGCGTCGCCCCGGTGATATTGCCGAGTGCTGGGCCGACCCCACAAAAGCCGCCAATGAATTGGACTGGAAGGCCAAGCGCGGATTGCCGGAAATGATGGCCGATACTTGGCGTTGGCAAGCTGCTAACCCGCAAGGTTATGGCCAGTAG
- the tal gene encoding transaldolase: MTSKLEQLKQMTTVVADTGDFEAIARVKPVDATTNPSLLLKAAAIPAYAELLNGSVNDCKGDVGLASDRFGVAVGQEILKVIPGRISTEVDARLSFDTDAMLKRAHRLIELYDKAGIGRDRVLIKIASTWEGIRAAEILEKEGIQTNLTLLFSFAQAAACADAGVFLISPFVGRIYDWYKKANGNDYTGADDPGVQSVTRIYNYYKANDYKTVVMGASFRNLGQIEQLAGCDRLTISPDLIDKLAADTGRLERKLVPGHAGEARLSLNESQFRWLSNEDAMATEKLAEGIRQFARDQEKLEALLQAKL; the protein is encoded by the coding sequence ATGACTTCCAAGCTGGAACAACTTAAGCAAATGACCACCGTGGTTGCCGACACCGGCGACTTCGAAGCTATCGCTCGCGTTAAACCCGTGGACGCCACCACTAACCCTTCCCTGCTGCTCAAGGCCGCGGCCATTCCTGCGTATGCCGAGCTGCTGAACGGCAGCGTCAATGACTGCAAGGGTGATGTGGGCCTGGCCAGCGACCGTTTTGGCGTGGCCGTGGGGCAAGAAATCCTCAAAGTGATCCCGGGCCGTATTTCCACCGAAGTGGATGCGCGCCTGTCGTTCGACACTGATGCCATGTTGAAGCGTGCCCATCGCCTGATCGAGCTGTACGACAAGGCCGGTATTGGCCGCGACCGCGTGCTGATCAAGATCGCGTCCACCTGGGAAGGCATCCGCGCTGCCGAGATCCTGGAAAAGGAAGGCATCCAGACCAACCTGACCCTGCTGTTCTCCTTCGCCCAGGCAGCCGCCTGTGCCGACGCCGGGGTGTTCCTGATTTCGCCGTTCGTGGGCCGTATCTACGACTGGTACAAGAAAGCCAACGGCAACGACTACACCGGCGCGGATGATCCGGGCGTGCAGTCGGTGACGCGCATCTACAACTACTACAAGGCCAATGACTACAAGACCGTGGTCATGGGGGCGAGCTTCCGCAATCTGGGCCAGATCGAGCAGCTGGCCGGCTGCGACCGCCTGACCATCAGCCCGGACCTGATCGACAAGCTGGCCGCGGATACCGGCAGGCTGGAGCGCAAACTGGTGCCAGGCCATGCCGGTGAAGCGCGCCTGAGCCTCAACGAATCGCAGTTCCGCTGGTTGTCCAACGAAGATGCGATGGCGACCGAGAAACTGGCTGAAGGCATTCGTCAGTTCGCACGGGATCAGGAGAAGCTTGAGGCGCTGTTGCAGGCCAAGCTGTGA
- a CDS encoding polysaccharide biosynthesis/export family protein — protein MIRSLSLAVLAGVALQGCMFSPGQHLDTSQVGREGSPESSRIELIPITPKLIAQNAATKVQVSVPAELLAYKPGAYRIGANDVLYITVWDHPELTAPSGPQQQIDANGRLVRPDGTMFYPYIGNIHAEGKTIEELRGFIAERLTQFVDSPQVDLSVLRFASQKVVISGAILKAGQQPITTSPLSVVEAMGTATVDPLNADLAGLTLTRDGREYPLDLDSLNSKGSLLHNVYLKDGDQLYLPYNDRKKIYVMGEVNQPRALTFKINRMNLADAVGTVGGLNQTTSNGNALYVIRGAENLETEPAKVFQLEAESPTAFALASRFDLQPQDIVYVGPAGVTRWNRLISQLLPSAAILGTGASATNNLSEASSR, from the coding sequence ATGATTCGTAGTTTGTCGCTCGCTGTGCTTGCAGGTGTTGCCCTGCAAGGCTGTATGTTCTCACCCGGTCAACACCTGGATACCAGCCAGGTCGGCCGTGAAGGCTCACCGGAAAGCAGTCGGATCGAGTTGATTCCGATAACGCCCAAACTGATTGCCCAGAACGCGGCGACAAAAGTGCAAGTCTCGGTGCCCGCCGAGTTGTTGGCGTACAAGCCGGGCGCTTACCGGATTGGCGCCAATGATGTGTTGTACATCACTGTATGGGACCATCCTGAGTTGACTGCGCCATCGGGTCCACAACAGCAAATTGATGCGAACGGCCGCCTGGTACGCCCGGACGGCACCATGTTTTACCCCTATATCGGCAATATTCATGCCGAAGGCAAAACCATCGAGGAGCTTCGCGGTTTTATTGCTGAGCGCCTGACTCAGTTCGTCGACAGCCCCCAGGTTGACTTGAGTGTTTTGCGGTTTGCCAGTCAAAAAGTCGTTATTTCCGGTGCTATTTTAAAAGCCGGTCAACAACCCATTACCACTTCGCCGCTCAGTGTCGTCGAAGCCATGGGTACTGCTACTGTCGATCCATTGAATGCCGACCTTGCCGGCCTGACACTGACCCGGGACGGACGTGAGTATCCGCTCGACCTGGACTCGCTTAACAGCAAAGGCTCGCTGTTGCATAACGTCTATTTGAAAGACGGCGATCAGTTGTACCTGCCCTACAACGACCGGAAAAAGATCTACGTCATGGGCGAGGTCAACCAGCCTCGGGCGCTCACCTTCAAAATCAATCGGATGAATCTGGCGGATGCGGTCGGAACGGTCGGTGGACTGAACCAGACCACATCCAACGGCAATGCACTGTATGTCATTCGAGGTGCCGAGAACCTTGAAACCGAGCCGGCAAAAGTCTTTCAGCTGGAAGCGGAATCACCTACCGCGTTTGCTCTCGCCAGCCGCTTCGATCTGCAACCCCAAGACATTGTCTACGTTGGCCCTGCAGGCGTGACCCGCTGGAACCGCTTGATCAGTCAGTTGCTGCCTTCGGCCGCTATCCTGGGTACCGGAGCATCGGCCACAAACAATCTCAGTGAAGCCAGCAGTCGATAA
- a CDS encoding mannose-1-phosphate guanylyltransferase — protein sequence MNASRSPIDAVYKSSDPFAPGNMVFGQPFTEGNSGLMAWLRTYESAPSTVTPQPKLLVERIGLFPSSGDIRRMVGNPIALLEYLRTLYASEALDMDDSDGLSLTFTEWRFKICPSESEILLKVESRGDVALMQKKTAELLERIEEKNSSESW from the coding sequence ATGAACGCTTCCAGATCACCGATCGACGCTGTCTATAAGTCGTCGGACCCTTTTGCACCGGGCAATATGGTTTTTGGACAGCCATTCACCGAGGGCAACAGTGGATTGATGGCCTGGTTGCGGACATACGAAAGTGCGCCCTCCACTGTCACCCCACAGCCAAAGTTATTGGTGGAGCGCATCGGGCTCTTTCCTTCCTCAGGTGATATTCGGCGCATGGTCGGTAATCCCATTGCGCTACTCGAGTACTTGCGGACCCTGTATGCCAGTGAAGCACTGGATATGGATGACAGTGACGGCCTGAGCCTGACGTTCACTGAATGGCGCTTCAAGATCTGCCCATCGGAGAGCGAGATCCTGTTGAAGGTTGAGAGTCGAGGCGATGTTGCACTGATGCAGAAAAAAACTGCAGAGCTGCTGGAGCGGATCGAAGAAAAAAATAGTAGTGAATCCTGGTGA